The DNA segment GGCTCGGCGGCGCTCCGCGGGCGCGTCGGTGTCGTCGTCGCACACGGAAGTCCCGTCCGCGGCGGCCTGGACGCGGAGTCCGCCGACGATCGTCTCGAGCGTCCGACCAAGGGCGGCGAGCTCGCCTGACGAGAGCGGCTCGAGGAAATACCGGGTGACGCCGCGGAGATGCGTCCGGGAAGCGTCCCTGAGCCGATCGAGGCCCGCGCTCGTGATGACCGCCTCGGCGCCGCGAGCGTCCGTCGAGCACTGCGTCCGAGCGACAAGGCCGTCCGCGACGAGGCGATCGACGAGTCGTGTCACGCCGCTCCGGCTCAGCAGGACACGGTCCGCGAGCTGGTTCATCCGGAGACGGCGATCGGGTGCGATCGCAAGCTGGATGAGCGCGTCGTACTCGGCGAGCGACATGGACTGCTCCGCGCGCAGCTCGTCGTCGAGGCGCCGGCTGATGAGCGCGTGCGCCTGGAGGAACGTCCGCCAGTCGTCGATGTTGGGATGGTCGAGGCCGATCTCGCGACTCGTCCGGGTGGGGGATTCGGTCATGGCCCCGCCATCATACGACACGGTCGCAATCGTTGACAATGCAACTAACGAGGCGTATGGTTGCTGGTGCAACGAGAGCCACGCCGGCGACGCCGCCGCGCAATCCGCCACCGAGCGGCAGGAGACAACGATGAGCACCTGGAAGATCGATCCGGCACACACGGATGTGAATTTCTCCGCCAAGCACATGATGGTCACGACGGTCCACGGCAAGTTCGCCGCCGTCGACGGCGCGATCACCCTCGACGATGCTGCCCCCGAACGCTCGAGCGGTGCGTTCCGCGTCGCCAGCGCGAGCATCACGACCGGCGTCGAGAAGCGCGACGGCCACCTTCGATCGGCGGACTTCTTCGACGTCGAGAACCACCCGTCGATCGTCTTCACCTCGACCGCCATCTCGCCCAACGGGACCGATCGGTACGCGGTGACCGGCGACCTGACGATCCGCGGCACCACTCGGCCCGCGACCTTCGATGTCGAGGTGCTCGGCTTCTACGCCGGGATGAACGGCCAGCGGCGGATCGGCCTGACGGCGACCACGAAGATCGACCGGGAGGCCTGGGGCCTTACCTGGAATGTCGGTCTCGAGGCCGGCGGCTGGCTCGTCGGCAAGGAGATCTCCATCGAGGTCGACGTCGCTGCGGACGAGGTGCCGGCCGCGGTGACCGGAGCGGCGGTCGTGGCCGCCTGAGCGCGGTCGGAGCGCGACGGACCCGGGAACCCAGGTCGCCTGAGAGGCGCGCTCTCACTGGTATGCAGAGGCCGCCTCCGATCGAGGCCGGCTCCGATCCGTTCGGAGCCGACCTTTCCACGTCCGCGAACGTCCGGCCCGGGGAGGCCGGCACCGAGGCGTCGGTCAGGTCTGCTACGTGATTGGCGGGAGGGCACGCGACGCCGGGCGATCCGTGACAATTCGAGCCCTTGGTGCGGGCACCGCGA comes from the Chloroflexota bacterium genome and includes:
- a CDS encoding YceI family protein, yielding MSTWKIDPAHTDVNFSAKHMMVTTVHGKFAAVDGAITLDDAAPERSSGAFRVASASITTGVEKRDGHLRSADFFDVENHPSIVFTSTAISPNGTDRYAVTGDLTIRGTTRPATFDVEVLGFYAGMNGQRRIGLTATTKIDREAWGLTWNVGLEAGGWLVGKEISIEVDVAADEVPAAVTGAAVVAA
- a CDS encoding MarR family transcriptional regulator; this translates as MTESPTRTSREIGLDHPNIDDWRTFLQAHALISRRLDDELRAEQSMSLAEYDALIQLAIAPDRRLRMNQLADRVLLSRSGVTRLVDRLVADGLVARTQCSTDARGAEAVITSAGLDRLRDASRTHLRGVTRYFLEPLSSGELAALGRTLETIVGGLRVQAAADGTSVCDDDTDAPAERRRA